One Synechococcus sp. MU1617 genomic window, CGGGGATCGGGGTGGGCGTCACCGGCACGTAGTGACCGGAGAGCACCTGGCGGGGACGGTGGTCCTCCCCATCCGCTGTCGCCTCCGGATCAGGCGTGAGGGATTCCAACAGGGAGTAGTCGGCCCGTTCGGCGAACTCAGCAAACGTGGCGGTGCTCATCGGGCCTTGACGCTGAACCCATCATCGCCAGAGCTGCGGCCGGGTGTTTTGACCGATGGCCAATGCTGAACAGAGGCCCTACACCGAGGGAAGCATGCAAGAGGAACCGTGGGCAAAGCCAAGAAACTTCGCTCGGACAACCGGCAGGAGGAGCTGATCACCAGCCTGATCGGCCTTACCGCGATTTTTGTGGCAACCGCCATCTGGTGGAGCGTGGCTCCCCAGTGGCTCACCAGCAGCTGGCAGACCTTCTAGTAGACGGGCTAGTAGTCGGGCATCGACGCCTCATCCCGCAACGTGCACCAGGGCTCAAGCAGGGTGGGGCGACCGCAATGGGGGCAATCCTGCCCCCGCTTCTCCACCTGCACGAAGGGGATCCAACGGGAGTTGGCCTGCCCCTCATAGCCGCAGTGCTTGCAGTGAATCCGGTACTCCGCCATGGCTCAGAGCGCGGGCTTTTCCTGACGTTGCACAGCCTCATGGGCCTGGCGGAGGCCATGCACCATGAAGCAATAGGCCTGATTGCAGACCAGATATTTGCCTTCGCCGATGGCGTCGATGGTGGACCCGCGCGAGGTGGCAAAAATGCGGCTTCTGAACTCCATCTCATCTCCAGTGCTCACCTCACTGTTGTGGGGGCATGAAGCAGCGGCAACCCGTGTAAACGCGCATTTTGCGCTGGGCTGACTCAGTCGACGCGCTCGCAATGGTCGCCATCGCACTGCAGCCCGCATTGGGGTTGCTTGGCGCCGTACTGCCAGGGACGACGCATGGCCCAGTACTCATCCACCAAACCGAGCAGGTAGGTGCCGATGCGCCGGAGCAAGGAAGCCTGTTTCATCCCCTCAAGCTGGCAACAGCGCCGCAAGCCTGCAACCGGACGCGACGAAATTAATGTGGCAAAACACAGCCTGGGTGGGTTAGGCCCGGTGCAGTGCTGTCGACCCATGACCACCACGCAACATTCAAACCAGCTGCTTGAAGAGCTGGTTGCTGAAGAGATCGGTATTCAGATCGATCAGATCGCTGAAAGCCTGCAGCGGGAAGGCTGGCCAATCTCCATGGTGAAGCGGTTCATGCATGTGGCCGTGGAGCGACTGCCGGAATAACTCCAGGGGACGACTAGGTCAAACAACTCATCTGCAACGGGCTGTTGCGCTTTTAACAACGGCGACCCAGACCATTCATCAACAGTTGGGCAACACTTGCGCCATTCCCGATGAATGTCGTCACTGCTTTTGCAGCCGTTGGCCTTACCGCAGTGTCATGGGACGACACCCTCAGCCGAGCTGGGGCCAGGGCGTTCCGGCATGCCCTCGACTACCGCGAGCCCTACTGCCGGATGAGTGAGAACGAGGTAGTGCTGCTGATGGATGCGGTGCTGGCCATGCGGCTTGAGCGGGGGACCAAGGCGCTGATGCTGGAGGCCGCCAAGGTGCTCACAACCGATCAAGCGCTCACGGCCTACGCCATGGCCTCAGAACTGATGCGCTCCGATGGGCCCTATTCCGCCGAGGAGCGGCGGCGGCTCGACCTGCTGGCCTTGATGCTCTCGATTTCGCAAGTGGAGGCTGAGCGCATCGATTCCGTCTTTGAGTTGCTGCACGCCCCCCTGGAGCCAGCCCTCCTCGTCAACGGCGCGACCTAGGCCGCACGCTTGTCATCACCGAACCAGATGCCCCGGCGGCTGTCGGGCAGGCGAACAACGGCGCGCTCATAGCGCTGGCGGCAGCTTCGGGCACGAAGGTGCTCTTCTGCCTCTTGAAGCAACTGTTGCAGCCTGACGTCGTCCATGGCGTTGCCTTGATGCAGACCCATTCAGGCC contains:
- a CDS encoding tellurite resistance TerB family protein, translating into MNVVTAFAAVGLTAVSWDDTLSRAGARAFRHALDYREPYCRMSENEVVLLMDAVLAMRLERGTKALMLEAAKVLTTDQALTAYAMASELMRSDGPYSAEERRRLDLLALMLSISQVEAERIDSVFELLHAPLEPALLVNGAT